Proteins from a genomic interval of Trifolium pratense cultivar HEN17-A07 linkage group LG6, ARS_RC_1.1, whole genome shotgun sequence:
- the LOC123888565 gene encoding elongation factor 1-delta-like, whose amino-acid sequence MAVTFYNLKSESGLKKLNEYLLTRSYITGYQASKDDITVYSALPSVPSVEFVNVARWYKHIDALLRISGVSGEGSGVTVESSLVAEEAVATPPAADTKATEAEDDDDDDVDLFGEETEEEKKAAAERAAAVKASSKKKESGKSSVLLDVKPWDDETDMKKLEEAVRSVKLEGLFWGASKLVPVGYGIKKLQIMLTIVDDLVSVDNMVEDYLTVEPINEYVQSCDIVAFNKI is encoded by the exons ATGGCAGTCACATTCTATAACCTTAAATCTGAATCTGGTTTGAAGAAGCTCAATGAGTACCTTCTTACACGCAGTTACATCACTGG TTACCAAGCTTCAAAGGATGATATCACTGTCTATTCAGCTTTGCCATCTGTTCCATCAGTTGAATTTGTTAATGTGGCTAGGTGGTACAAGCACATTGATGCTTTGTTGAGAATTTC CGGTGTTTCTGGTGAGGGATCTGGTGTTACCGTGGAATCTTCTCTTGTTGCTGAAGAGGCTGTTGCCACTCCTCCGGCTGCTGACACAAAG GCCACCGAAGCcgaggatgatgatgatgacgatgtTGATTTGTTTGGTGAAGAGACCGAGGAAGAGAAGAAGGCAGCTGCGGAACGGGCAGCCGCCGTGAAAGCATCTAGCAAAAAGAAAGAGA GTGGAAAATCATCTGTTTTGTTGGATGTGAAGCCATGGGATGATGAAACCGACATGAAAAAGCTTGAAGAAGCAGTGAGATCTGTTAAGTTGGAAGGGTTGTTTTGGGGTGCAT CCAAACTTGTTCCTGTTGGATACGGTATCAAGAAACTGCAAATCATGCTTACTATTGTCGATGATTTGGTTTCTGTTGACAACATGGTTGAGGATTATCTTACCGTTGAGCCCATCAATGAGTATGTTCAGAGTTGTGACATTGTTGCCTTCAATAAAATAT AA